The DNA segment CGGGGGATCGAGGCGGGCATCCACTATCGCTCCCTCGTGTACCGGACGCCCGCGTATGTGTCGCGGACGGGAGAGGATCCCGGCCCGCGACCGGTCACCGATCGACTGGTCGAGGAGATCCTCACATTGCCCTCCCATCCCGACATGGGCGACGGGGTGGAGGACGTCATGAATGAGGTCGCCGAATTCTATGCCGCCCCGTGATGCCGACCTGGCATTCCTGCCCCTGACGGCGCTCTCCCGCCTCGTGGAGAAGCACGAGGTCTCGCCGGTGGAGATCGTCAGCGCGCTGCTCCCCCGGATCGAGCGGTACAACGAGGACCTGCGAAGTTACATTACTATCTGCGGAGACTCCGCCCTGGTCGCGGCGCGGGCGGCCGAGGACGACATCGTGCACGGGCGCCGCCGGGGGCCGCTGCACGGGCTCCCGGTGGCCCACAAGGACATCAGCGCGACCAAGGGGGTGCGGACCACCGCCCACTCGCGCACGCTCCTTGAGTTCGTGCCGGACCACGACGCGACACACGTACGCCGCCTGTCCGAGGCCGGCATGATCCTGCTGGGGAAGACGAACACGACCGAGTTCGCCTGCGGGGCACTCGACGTGTTCGGGCCCCACCGCAATCCCTGGGATCTTTCCCGATACGCGGGCGGGTCGAGCGGAGGTTCGGCCAGCGCGTTGGCGGCCGGACTGGCGGTGGCGGCGACCGGGTCGGATACGGGCGGGTCGATTCGCGTGCCGGCGAGCTTTTGCGGGATCGTCGGTGTCAAACCCACCTATGGCCGCGTGAGCCGGTACGGGGTGATCCCGCTCAGTTGGAGCATGGATACCGCCGGGCCGATGGCGCGAACGGTCGCAGACTGTGCGATGCTCCTCGGGGTGATGGCGGGGCATGACCCGCTCGACCCGACGAGCGCGAACGTGTCCGTGCCGGATTACGGCGAGGGCCTCACGTCGGGGGTCAGGGGCCTGAGGCTCGGCATACCGCAGCAGCATTTCTTCGAGGGACTGGACCCCGAGGTCGACGAGCGGGTTCGGACGGCGCTGGGGCAGTTCGAGACGCTCGGGGCATCACTTGAACCGGTGGACCTGCCCCGCGCGCGGGATGTTGCCCCGGCGCAAGCCGTGCTCACCATGGTCGAGGCGTTCGCGGAGCACGCCAGCCGGCTGCGGCGGGCGGCTTCGGCCTACGGGCTACGCACGCGCCGGCGCATCGCCTCCGGCGCCTTCTATACCACGGCGGACTACGACGCCGCGGTGCAGGTCCGGACGCTATGGCGGCGCGAACTTGAAGCGGTGCTGCGTCATGTCGATGCCCTCGTGACACCCACCGTGCCGCTCCCGGCGTTTACCGTGGAAGCGCAACTGGCCGAGGCGGGTCCGCCCGACACGGGCTGGTTGACCCGGCACTTCAATTTCTCAGGTCACCCGGCGCTGACGCTCCCGTGCGGCACAACCGCCGCCGGGCTGCCGGTGGGTCTTCAGTTGGCAGGTCGGCCCTTCGACGAAGCGACGTTGTTCAGGATCGCACATGCGTACGAACAGGCGACGCCATGGCACACTCGGCGTCCGGCCATGCGGGAGGTTGTGTAGCATGGGCGTGGAGCGCGCATGGCTTCGGGCAGAAGCCGAACGACTCGGTCTGGCGCTCACCGATGAAGACCTCGCCGCGATCGGCCAAGCCGTCAGTACGACCCGCACCGAGCTCGCCGGGGTGCAACCGGCCTCCCCCGACGAGTCAGCCGGTACTCCGGTCGGATTCCTGCCGATCTCGTTCCACCGGCCGTCGTAGCGCCCGTTCTCAGGCGGGCGCCGCGCCGATCTCCTGCACGTTTCTGAACGCGGAGGACACGGCATGCTGGTACTGCGGAACGCCACTGTCGTGACCGGCGACGGCGCGACGGTGATTTCCGACGGGGCGGTCGTGGTCGAGGGCGCGCGGATCGTTGAAGTCCGCAGCGGTTCGCACTCCCGGACCGGCGGCGGGGACACCGTCATGGATCTCGGCGGGCGCCTGATCGTGCCGGGCGCCATCAACTCCCACGCGCACGGGAGCGTTGCGTGTCCCCTCTTTGCGAGCGGGGCGCCGCCCCTGCCGTTCGAGCGCGTCCTCGCCAATCTGGACTACCATCTGCTCGGCGGCACGACGACGCTCTTGAACCTCGACGGCTTCAACCTTCCCGAAGAGGTCGATCGGAGCGTTCGCGCCCATCCGATCAACCTGCGCTCCGCGACGATTCACTTCCCGTTGTCGTTTCAAGCCGCGAACGAGGCCGATGGAAAAGGCCTGGCCCCCGCACACTTGGCCATGAGCGTGGAGACGATGCTGGCGCACGGCGCGGTCGCGATCGGGGAAGTGGGCGGCGGCCACACGCTCGCAGGGGGGGGCCAAGACTACATGTACATCCCCATGGCCGTGGAACGGGAGACCGGCGTTCGCCTCACGCCTCACCAGGCTGCGGGGATCAAGTACGCGGTGCTGGGCCGACGGGGTCAGGTGGAGGCATACGACCGCGCGCGCGTGGAAGCTGTGCTCGCGCAGGTTGGCCTCGCGGGCCGGATGACGCCCGAGCGCGCGCGGGAGATTATCCACAGCACGGTGCTGCCCTCGTTTCAGGTTGCGCTCGACGGGTTACGCGAGGCGGGCCTCTTAGCGGCACGCCACCGCGTCCCCGTTGTGGTGCACACCTCCGCGCCTTCGGAGGCCGCGATCGATGACGCCGCAGATGCGGCCGGATCGTTCCTTGTCTCGGGGCACACCAACCATTCGACCTTCACGGTCGAAGAGTCGCTCGCGTGCGCGAGGCGAGTGAAAAAGAAGGGCGCGTGGATCGAGGTGTGTACCCTCGACGCTTTCGGTGCCCGGAAGCTCGTGGAGCGGCCCGACAACATGTATGCGTTGTTGAGGCACGATCTGGTGGACCTCGTCGCGACCGACTATGCCGCCGGGCGCTGGGACAACCCGTACGTGGGCATGGCTCACGCGGTCGCGGACGGCGTGCTTGCGCTGCCGAAGGCGGTCACGCTCGTCACGAAGAATGTGACGGCGGCGTACCCTGGGCTCGCCGCCGACCGGGGCGAGATCGCCCCCGGCAAGATCGCCGATCTCGTCGTCTGTCGGGGTCGTCTCGACCAGGTAGATCTCGTCTTCGTGAACGGTACGCTTGTCTGCGAGGACGGGACGGTCAGGCGCTCGGCCGGCGCGGAAGGGTGCACGTGATGCGGGTCATCGTCGTCGGGGGGGGGATCGTCGGCGCGTCAGCGGCGTTTCGGCTGGCCGAGGCCGGCGCCGAGGTCGCGCTCCTCGAAGCGGGCCGCCTGGGCGGCGGGACCTCGGCGGCGACTTTTGCATGGCTCAATTCCAACGACAAGTCCCCCTTCGAGTACCACGAGCTGAATGTCGCCGGAATGACGGAGCATTCCCAGCTGCGCCAGGAGTTCGAGACGGCGGCGTGGCTGCATCTCGACGGCAACATCGAGTGGGCGCCCGATGGGTCGATGGCCGCGGCACTGAGCGCCAAGGTGGAGCGGCTTCGAGGGTGGGGGTACCCGGTGGAGTGGTTACCCGTCTCCGAACTGCGGAGACTCGAGCCGGAGTTGCGGGCGCCGACGGACGTTACTCAGTTCGCGTTCTATCCATCGGAAGGCTACGTCGATGTTCCGGTGCTGGTTGGCGCGCTGGCGCGGGCGGCGGCGGAGGCCGGGGCGACGGTCCGGAACGGCTGCCGGGTGACTGCGCTGACCCTCGACCGC comes from the bacterium genome and includes:
- a CDS encoding amidohydrolase family protein; protein product: MLVLRNATVVTGDGATVISDGAVVVEGARIVEVRSGSHSRTGGGDTVMDLGGRLIVPGAINSHAHGSVACPLFASGAPPLPFERVLANLDYHLLGGTTTLLNLDGFNLPEEVDRSVRAHPINLRSATIHFPLSFQAANEADGKGLAPAHLAMSVETMLAHGAVAIGEVGGGHTLAGGGQDYMYIPMAVERETGVRLTPHQAAGIKYAVLGRRGQVEAYDRARVEAVLAQVGLAGRMTPERAREIIHSTVLPSFQVALDGLREAGLLAARHRVPVVVHTSAPSEAAIDDAADAAGSFLVSGHTNHSTFTVEESLACARRVKKKGAWIEVCTLDAFGARKLVERPDNMYALLRHDLVDLVATDYAAGRWDNPYVGMAHAVADGVLALPKAVTLVTKNVTAAYPGLAADRGEIAPGKIADLVVCRGRLDQVDLVFVNGTLVCEDGTVRRSAGAEGCT
- a CDS encoding amidase, yielding MPPRDADLAFLPLTALSRLVEKHEVSPVEIVSALLPRIERYNEDLRSYITICGDSALVAARAAEDDIVHGRRRGPLHGLPVAHKDISATKGVRTTAHSRTLLEFVPDHDATHVRRLSEAGMILLGKTNTTEFACGALDVFGPHRNPWDLSRYAGGSSGGSASALAAGLAVAATGSDTGGSIRVPASFCGIVGVKPTYGRVSRYGVIPLSWSMDTAGPMARTVADCAMLLGVMAGHDPLDPTSANVSVPDYGEGLTSGVRGLRLGIPQQHFFEGLDPEVDERVRTALGQFETLGASLEPVDLPRARDVAPAQAVLTMVEAFAEHASRLRRAASAYGLRTRRRIASGAFYTTADYDAAVQVRTLWRRELEAVLRHVDALVTPTVPLPAFTVEAQLAEAGPPDTGWLTRHFNFSGHPALTLPCGTTAAGLPVGLQLAGRPFDEATLFRIAHAYEQATPWHTRRPAMREVV